One genomic window of Onychomys torridus chromosome 19, mOncTor1.1, whole genome shotgun sequence includes the following:
- the LOC118570335 gene encoding vomeronasal type-1 receptor 2-like, producing the protein MDPQNLVIAMIFLIQNTIGILGNVSLLAYYQVTYYKKHKVKPLDLILMHLVMVNILIILSKGIGNTMFIFVLKLFFNDWSYQLFMYVLRVFRSMSITTVCLLSVFQTITISPRNSFWKNLRVKSPKDIGAYFSLCWFLYIILNVLFPLYMSIKLRRKNITKETDFKYYTVVGHDKFTVYLYIVLFIFPELVFSVLIIWSSSSMIIFLYRHKQRVQHIRSTAAFHSNSHESRATKNILALVFTFLAFYTLSTIAHGCNALLSHQNWWPMTIINIITLCFPTFSPFLLMSQSSPLSRLCFLWIKDTESSNIFVTV; encoded by the coding sequence ATGGACCCCCAAAATTTGGTAATAGCAATGATATTCTTGATTCAGAATACAattggaattctgggaaatgtctCTCTTCTTGCCTACTACCAAGTTACTTATTACAAGAAACACAAAGTAAAGCCTTTGGATTTAATTCTCATGCATCTGGTCATGGTTAACATTTTGATCATTCTCTCTAAAGGAATAGGCAACACAATGTTCATTTTTGTGTTGAAACTTTTCTTCAATGATTGGAGCTATCAACTTTTTATGTATGTTCTAAGGGTTTTCAGGAGCATGTCCATTACCACTGTGTGTCTCTTGAGTGTCTTCCAGACCATCACAATCAGCCCTAGGAACTCCTTTTGGAAGAATCTTAGAGTCAAATCTCCCAAGGACATTGGTGCCTACTTTTCTCTCTGCTGGTTCTTGTACATCATACTAAATGTTCTTTTCCCTTTGTATATGTCCAtaaaattaagaaggaaaaacataacaaaagagACAGATTTTAAATACTATACTGTTGTAGGTCATGACAAATTCACAGTCTATTTATATATAGtgctatttatttttcctgaactTGTATTTTCTGTCCTCATCATCTGGTCGAGCAGCTCAATGATTATCTTTTTGTATAGACACAAACAGCGAGTTCAACACATCCGCAGCACTGCAGCTTTCCACAGTAACTCTCACGAGTCCAGAGCTACCAAGAACATCCTTGCTCTAGTGTTCACCTTTCTGGCTTTTTATACCCTCTCTACCATTGCACATGGTTGCAATGCTCTATTGTCTCATCAAAATTGGTGGCCGATGACCATCATAAACATTATAACTTTGTGTTTTCCCACTTTCAGCCCCTTTTTACTTATGAGTCAatcctcccctctctccagaCTTTGCTTTCTTTGGATAAAGGATACAGAATCCTCTAATATTTTTGTAACAGTATAA